The following are encoded in a window of Paenibacillus polymyxa genomic DNA:
- a CDS encoding DUF1328 domain-containing protein, with the protein MLKWSALFLIFAVIAGILGFFGIVVSIAATIAKILFVIFLVLFVISLFTGRKRVS; encoded by the coding sequence ATGCTAAAATGGTCCGCTTTATTCTTAATTTTTGCTGTGATCGCCGGGATCTTAGGTTTTTTTGGTATCGTCGTGTCCATAGCTGCTACAATCGCTAAAATATTATTTGTGATATTTCTGGTGTTGTTCGTCATTTCACTCTTTACCGGAAGAAAACGGGTTTCATAG